A window of the Chloroflexota bacterium genome harbors these coding sequences:
- a CDS encoding AAA family ATPase: MSPAPTYKPLEIEVTDFGPIARAKLDLRPLTVFVGPSNTGKSYLATLIYALHRFFGGYANSPNLSPKALTFYPLLPFHRVLSGVWMKAMSATERDTLIDWVKPLLVHAREEEFADDFRASVPDAVAVLFRPLLRDVSDLDDYLEREIARCFGIESLARLVRHGSRDGARVVLKRYVAEPPRPVEPFTHEFTIRSRKSIFTASIPDATPLQIERNDGEPWYQEKLRLMDSHISLYSDLEGSSRESVASVIRDDVADVVGTCTVSPLNRVAHYLPADRAGVMHAHRAVMTSLIRQAPHGGPHRSETAPTLSGVLADFLEQLVAFGDSPREERSAAFLEEVAGLSISLQRACDENRFLAATLEAEILKGTVHHRQSITGYPVFSYQPQGRREEVPLLNASSMVSELAPVVLYLRYLVYPGDVLIIEEPEAHLHPAMQRAFTRQLAAAVRAGVRVMITTHSDYVLEELANLVRMSELPETRREGLMGADVALNPDEVGVWLFEPKKRPKGSVVKEIPLDADVGLYSAGYGDVTEALYNTSVEIDSRIGESKTGYESR, encoded by the coding sequence ATGTCGCCTGCGCCGACCTACAAGCCCCTCGAAATCGAGGTAACCGACTTCGGCCCCATCGCTAGAGCAAAGCTCGACCTGCGCCCGCTTACTGTATTCGTCGGCCCCAGCAATACGGGCAAGTCCTACCTGGCAACGCTTATCTACGCGCTGCATAGGTTCTTTGGCGGCTATGCGAACAGTCCGAATCTCAGCCCCAAGGCGCTTACTTTCTACCCCTTGCTTCCCTTTCACAGAGTCTTGTCTGGCGTCTGGATGAAGGCGATGTCCGCAACAGAGCGTGATACGCTGATTGACTGGGTGAAACCTCTACTCGTGCATGCGCGTGAGGAAGAATTCGCGGATGACTTCCGCGCGTCTGTGCCCGATGCCGTGGCAGTGCTCTTCCGTCCCTTGCTCCGAGATGTGAGCGATCTCGATGATTACTTGGAGCGGGAAATCGCGCGCTGCTTTGGCATTGAAAGCCTAGCCCGGTTAGTCCGGCATGGCAGCAGAGATGGCGCACGGGTTGTTCTGAAGCGATACGTTGCCGAGCCACCTCGTCCGGTAGAGCCCTTCACCCATGAATTCACTATTAGGTCGAGAAAGTCCATATTTACCGCCTCTATTCCTGACGCAACACCCTTGCAAATCGAGAGAAACGATGGCGAGCCGTGGTATCAGGAAAAGCTGCGGCTGATGGACTCGCACATTTCCTTATATAGCGACCTTGAGGGATCTAGTAGAGAATCTGTCGCGTCGGTAATACGAGATGATGTTGCCGATGTGGTTGGCACGTGCACGGTCAGCCCCTTAAATCGTGTGGCGCATTATCTGCCTGCCGACCGCGCTGGTGTGATGCACGCGCACCGGGCGGTTATGACCTCCTTGATTAGACAAGCGCCCCACGGTGGGCCTCATCGCAGCGAAACGGCACCGACGCTCTCCGGCGTACTCGCCGATTTCCTTGAGCAACTTGTCGCATTCGGCGATTCGCCGCGGGAGGAACGCAGCGCCGCCTTTCTTGAGGAAGTTGCCGGGTTAAGTATTTCGCTTCAGAGAGCATGCGATGAAAACCGGTTTCTCGCTGCAACACTTGAGGCGGAAATCCTCAAAGGCACGGTGCATCACCGGCAATCGATCACCGGCTACCCGGTTTTTTCCTATCAGCCGCAGGGACGACGGGAAGAGGTACCGCTGCTGAACGCCTCGTCCATGGTTTCAGAGTTAGCGCCGGTGGTCTTGTATCTGCGCTATCTCGTATATCCCGGCGACGTGCTCATTATCGAGGAGCCGGAGGCGCACCTTCACCCGGCCATGCAGAGGGCGTTCACACGGCAGCTTGCGGCGGCAGTGCGCGCCGGCGTGCGGGTCATGATCACGACGCATAGCGATTACGTGCTGGAAGAACTGGCAAATCTCGTGCGCATGTCCGAGTTGCCGGAAACGCGGCGAGAGGGCTTGATGGGCGCAGACGTAGCCCTTAACCCAGACGAGGTGGGCGTGTGGCTCTTCGAGCCCAAGAAACGGCCTAAGGGTTCGGTGGTGAAGGAGATTCCGTTGGACGCGGACGTTGGCCTCTATTCAGCGGGATACGGTGACGTTACTGAGGCGCTCTACAACACATCGGTAGAAATCGACAGTCGCATCGGAGAGAGCAAGACTGGCTATGAGTCTCGTTGA